A single genomic interval of Arachis duranensis cultivar V14167 chromosome 7, aradu.V14167.gnm2.J7QH, whole genome shotgun sequence harbors:
- the LOC107458972 gene encoding clavaminate synthase-like protein At3g21360 codes for MAVTAAESFVEIKVPQQKLFDGVSFPAVLSPPSSSATVLPLTRSIKAHKPYLESLLLKSGALLFRGFTVNTASDFNDVVEAFGYDELPYVGGAAPRTNVVGRVFTANESPPDQKIPFHHEMAQVPEFPSKLFFFCEVEPASGGETPIVLSHVVYENMKKRYPEFVERLEEHGLLYIRVLGEDDNPSSPIGRGWKSTFLTSDKTIAEQRATKLGMKLEWLEDGVKTIMGPIPAVKYDKSRNRKIWFNSMVAAYTGWEDERNDPVKAVTFGDGQPLPYDVVYDCLKLLEEESVAIPWQKGDVLLIDNWAVLHSRKSFIPPRRVLASLVK; via the exons ATGGCAGTGACGGCTGCAGAGTCGTTCGTAGAAATTAAGGTTCCTCAGCAGAAGCTTTTCGATGGAGTTTCTTTCCCGGCTGTActctctcctccttcttcttcagcaACTGTTCTTCCACTTACGCGCTCCATTAAAGCCCATAAGCCCTACTTAGAATCGTTGCTTCTGAAATCGGGTGCTCTGCTTTTTAGGGGATTCACCGTCAACACCGCCTCCGACTTCAACGACGTCGTCGAAGCCTTCGGCTACGACGAGCTTCCCTACGTTGGTGGCGCCGCCCCTCGCACCAACGTTGTTGGTCGTGTCTTCACCGCCAATGAGTCCCCACCCGATCAGAAAATCCCTTTCCACCATGAAATGGCCCAG GTTCCGGAATTTCCTTCAAAGTTGTTCTTTTTCTGTGAAGTGGAGCCTGCGAGTGGAGGGGAGACACCAATAGTTCTGAGCCATGTTGTGTATGAAAATATGAAGAAGAGGTACCCTGAGTTCGTTGAGCGGTTAGAGGAGCATGGATTGTTGTACATAAGGGTCTTAGGTGAAGATGATAACCCTTCTTCTCCAATTGGCCGTGGCTGGAAATCAACCTTCTTGACCTCAGATAAGACCATAGCTGAGCAAAG GGCTACTAAACTGGGAATGAAGTTGGAGTGGTTGGAAGATGGGGTGAAAACAATCATGGGTCCAATCCCAGCAGTGAAGTATGATAAGAGCAGAAACCGGAAGATATGGTTCAATAGCATGGTGGCTGCATACACTGGCTGGGAGGATGAAAGGAATGATCCTGTGAAGGCTGTTACCTTTGGTGATGGCCAGCCATTACCATATGATGTAGTCTATGATTGTCTCAAACTACTTGAGGAAGAATCTGTTGCTATTCCATGGCAGAAAGGAGATGTTctcttgattgataattggGCAGTTCTTCATTCTCGTAAATCATTCATTCCACCGCGCAGGGTGTTAGCTTCACTTGTTAAATAA